A region from the Paludicola sp. MB14-C6 genome encodes:
- a CDS encoding TrkH family potassium uptake protein has translation MNYNEKAASNIEIISYYSGVIIFGTALLMLIPIFFTIVCFEFAPLIDFIISFCITMLVGLGLMLFGKKTQIQNATTQWKHGYIIAAFTWILLMMLCAIPYSLSGHTKSFLDSCFDVMSGFTTTGLLLTQDLDHLSIGLNMWRHLLTFIGGQGMIVLALSFVSNQASGAYRLYVGEAKDIELVPNVVGTAKIIWKISMIYLGIGTAALWITGMVIGLNPITAFFHGFYMFASAWSTGGFSPMTQNMMYYHSLTYEIICLIILVLGSFNFGLHYAVWQGNRKEFIKNIETRSFFITSIISCALILRWLTKLNVYPDAIADFRRVIFNVLSAHTTTGFTNIYARQYALEWGDIGVLIMVIAMLIGGSACSTAGGFKGLRVAMVFKAIIVDIKKLLSSERNVKVYKYHHIKDCILEDSGVKSSAIIILCYIVLFAIGTILGIFCGYPMGSSAFEAASATGNVGLSIGVTSLSTPAILKIYYIVAMYMGRLEFISVFALIGFVIKGVKKICKRY, from the coding sequence ATGAATTATAATGAAAAGGCCGCAAGTAATATTGAAATCATCAGTTATTATAGCGGCGTTATTATATTTGGTACAGCTTTGTTAATGCTCATTCCGATTTTTTTTACAATTGTATGTTTTGAATTTGCTCCATTGATTGATTTTATTATTAGCTTTTGTATTACTATGTTAGTTGGATTAGGGTTAATGCTGTTTGGTAAGAAAACGCAAATACAAAATGCTACAACCCAATGGAAGCATGGTTATATCATTGCTGCATTTACTTGGATTTTGTTAATGATGCTTTGTGCAATTCCATATAGTTTAAGTGGACATACGAAATCATTTTTGGATTCATGTTTTGACGTAATGAGCGGGTTTACTACTACCGGTTTATTATTAACACAAGATCTAGACCATTTATCTATTGGACTTAATATGTGGAGGCATTTGCTGACATTTATAGGCGGCCAGGGAATGATTGTATTGGCTTTGTCTTTTGTGTCCAATCAAGCAAGTGGTGCATATAGATTGTATGTCGGTGAAGCTAAAGACATTGAACTCGTACCGAATGTAGTTGGAACAGCAAAAATTATTTGGAAAATCAGTATGATTTACCTTGGTATCGGAACTGCGGCTCTATGGATTACCGGAATGGTTATTGGATTAAACCCGATTACAGCATTTTTCCATGGATTTTACATGTTTGCATCAGCTTGGAGTACGGGCGGATTTTCTCCAATGACTCAAAATATGATGTATTATCATAGCCTTACATATGAAATCATTTGTCTGATCATTTTGGTTTTGGGTTCCTTTAACTTTGGGCTTCATTACGCAGTTTGGCAGGGAAACAGAAAAGAATTTATCAAAAATATTGAAACAAGAAGTTTCTTTATTACTTCCATAATATCTTGTGCACTTATTTTAAGATGGCTTACAAAATTAAATGTATATCCGGATGCTATTGCTGATTTCAGAAGAGTAATATTCAACGTATTATCAGCACATACAACAACAGGATTTACAAATATCTATGCAAGGCAATATGCACTAGAATGGGGCGATATTGGCGTATTGATAATGGTTATTGCAATGCTCATAGGTGGTTCAGCATGTTCAACAGCGGGCGGATTTAAAGGATTAAGGGTAGCAATGGTATTCAAAGCAATCATTGTCGATATTAAGAAATTGCTTTCTTCCGAGCGTAACGTAAAGGTGTATAAATACCATCATATTAAGGATTGTATTTTAGAAGACAGCGGAGTAAAATCTTCAGCAATCATTATACTTTGTTATATTGTATTATTTGCAATAGGAACGATATTGGGAATATTTTGTGGCTATCCAATGGGCAGCTCCGCATTTGAAGCTGCGTCTGCAACGGGTAACGTCGGACTTTCTATCGGAGTAACCTCATTGTCAACGCCTGCAATACTGAAAATATATTATATTGTTGCAATGTATATGGGAAGGCTTGAGTTTATATCTGTGTTTGCTTTAATAGGATTTGTGATAAAAGGGGTTAAGAAAATATGCAAAAGATACTAA
- a CDS encoding DUF4118 domain-containing protein — protein MNYKDKIFLQSMLTLLIIAAATLLSYIIKNLGFSDTNIVVIYILSVLIVSYFTKGYFYGIAASVLCMFSFNFFFTAPIHSFNVYNKSYVLTLIVMLIASILTSTLTSKIIHSSKTANSNKKQFQTLFKVSSSLAKASSISDVANISLQCISILFDCEATFLTSIDNITYRYDIMREKRFISSQVISKEQIELLLESKTIYYIRNQVNQYGILCLPLDFDINEEKKAFINSICNQIFIALERERLSREKESVKNEVEREKFKSNLLRAISHDLRGPLSSISGASEILLYNIKDSENLGFAKDIHDSSIWLTQMVENILSLTKVQEGSLNINKKPEAIEEIIGVVLQYFSKCTTTNKIVVDIPNDIILVPMDGKLICQVLINLIDNAIKHSNPTDEITIKAFVDKKQVWFCVIDNGTGINPQNLSKIFDLFYIAEDLPSDTKHRGNGLGLAICKAIVLAHGGKIIAENNLEKGATIRFSLPLKEDSN, from the coding sequence ATGAATTACAAGGATAAAATATTTTTACAATCGATGTTAACTCTTCTTATTATTGCTGCAGCCACGTTGTTATCCTACATAATTAAAAATTTAGGATTCTCAGATACAAATATCGTTGTAATTTATATTTTATCTGTGTTAATTGTTTCTTATTTTACAAAAGGTTATTTTTATGGAATAGCAGCTTCAGTGTTATGTATGTTTAGCTTTAATTTTTTCTTTACTGCACCCATACATTCGTTTAATGTCTATAATAAAAGTTATGTGCTAACTTTAATAGTGATGCTGATAGCTTCGATTCTTACAAGTACATTAACCAGTAAGATAATTCATTCATCTAAAACCGCAAACAGTAATAAAAAGCAATTTCAAACCCTATTTAAAGTATCCAGTTCACTTGCAAAGGCATCCAGCATTTCAGATGTAGCAAATATCTCTTTACAGTGTATTTCTATTTTGTTTGATTGTGAAGCAACCTTTTTAACTTCAATTGATAACATAACTTATCGATATGACATAATGAGAGAAAAGCGCTTTATTTCATCCCAAGTTATTTCGAAAGAACAAATTGAATTATTGTTAGAGAGTAAAACAATATATTATATCAGAAATCAAGTTAATCAATATGGTATACTTTGCTTACCATTAGATTTTGACATTAATGAAGAAAAAAAAGCTTTTATTAACTCAATATGCAATCAGATTTTTATAGCCTTAGAACGTGAACGATTGTCAAGAGAAAAAGAATCTGTTAAAAATGAAGTAGAACGAGAAAAGTTTAAAAGTAATCTTTTAAGAGCTATTTCACATGATTTAAGAGGCCCACTTTCCAGCATTTCGGGAGCTTCAGAAATTTTATTATATAATATAAAGGATAGCGAAAATTTAGGGTTTGCAAAAGATATTCATGACAGTTCTATTTGGCTTACCCAAATGGTTGAAAATATTTTAAGCTTAACAAAAGTACAAGAAGGCTCACTTAATATCAATAAAAAGCCTGAAGCAATTGAAGAAATTATTGGAGTAGTATTACAATATTTTTCAAAATGTACGACCACGAATAAGATAGTTGTTGATATTCCGAATGACATTATTCTTGTGCCTATGGATGGAAAGCTTATTTGTCAAGTGCTAATAAACCTAATTGATAATGCAATCAAACATTCAAATCCAACGGATGAAATAACAATTAAAGCTTTTGTTGATAAAAAGCAGGTATGGTTTTGTGTAATTGATAACGGAACTGGGATTAACCCACAAAATTTATCTAAGATATTTGATTTGTTTTATATTGCGGAGGATTTGCCTTCAGATACCAAGCATAGAGGAAATGGACTTGGGCTGGCAATATGTAAGGCGATTGTATTAGCACATGGAGGAAAAATTATTGCTGAAAATAACTTAGAAAAAGGTGCTACAATAAGGTTTAGCTTACCATTGAAGGAGGATTCAAATTAA
- a CDS encoding response regulator — translation MSKLFLIIEDDKQIRSFIGFSLKTQNYEYMEASSGKEAFNIIKTNNLDVILLDLGLPDMDGLHIIKQVRQFSQIPIIVVSGRDQDKEKIDALDSGADDYITKPFSVNELLARIRVILRHSEKELNNNKMLHKTGDLEINITNHTVFKNGIEIHLTPMEFEIIKVLVNNSGKVLTHSYILKQVWGSYLESDTQSLRVFMANIRRKIENDPTNPKYIMTEVGVGYRFVGDQ, via the coding sequence ATGAGTAAATTATTTTTAATTATAGAAGATGATAAGCAAATAAGATCGTTTATTGGATTCTCTTTAAAAACTCAAAATTACGAATATATGGAAGCTTCAAGCGGAAAAGAAGCTTTCAATATAATAAAGACGAATAATCTTGATGTAATTCTGCTTGACCTAGGGCTACCCGATATGGATGGACTTCATATTATAAAACAGGTTAGACAGTTTTCTCAAATTCCAATTATCGTAGTTTCGGGAAGAGATCAAGATAAGGAAAAAATAGATGCCTTGGATTCAGGAGCAGATGATTATATTACAAAACCATTTAGTGTGAATGAGCTTCTTGCTAGGATTAGGGTTATTTTAAGACATTCCGAAAAAGAATTAAACAATAATAAAATGTTACACAAAACAGGCGATTTGGAAATCAATATTACCAATCACACCGTATTTAAAAACGGTATAGAAATTCATCTAACGCCTATGGAGTTTGAAATTATAAAAGTACTTGTCAACAACTCGGGAAAAGTGCTTACCCATAGCTATATTTTGAAGCAGGTATGGGGTTCTTATTTAGAAAGTGATACGCAATCTTTACGGGTGTTTATGGCAAACATACGAAGAAAAATAGAAAATGATCCTACCAATCCAAAGTATATTATGACCGAAGTAGGTGTGGGATATCGATTTGTAGGGGATCAATAA
- a CDS encoding potassium channel family protein, which yields MSIFKNKQENIIIAGCGKFGSYLLKTMCLQDDNISIIDQNEKCLSVLENNSYYQYIKGDATDVQILEQAGIQSADVLLAATDNDNANIMIAQIAKQFYKVNTVIAVIKDIDKEFLCKEMNIMTISPLMLSINKLQLILTNEKK from the coding sequence ATGTCAATTTTTAAAAATAAGCAAGAAAATATCATTATTGCAGGATGCGGGAAATTTGGCTCATATCTTTTAAAAACGATGTGCTTGCAAGATGATAATATTTCAATAATCGATCAAAATGAAAAGTGCTTAAGTGTTCTTGAAAATAATTCGTATTATCAATATATTAAAGGTGATGCAACAGATGTTCAAATATTAGAACAAGCAGGAATTCAATCTGCTGATGTTTTATTAGCGGCTACCGATAATGATAATGCAAATATAATGATAGCTCAAATTGCAAAGCAATTTTATAAAGTAAACACTGTTATTGCTGTAATAAAAGATATCGATAAGGAATTTTTATGTAAAGAAATGAACATTATGACCATATCGCCATTAATGTTGTCAATTAATAAATTGCAGTTAATATTAACAAATGAAAAGAAGTGA
- a CDS encoding potassium channel family protein → MNIIIFGGNNSTEFIIKNLMNNGDKVVLVNPDYDFCYKITDRYEVVSFCEDEINELVFKKAKADKADLVISLYDNDADNLIICEYAKKVFHVKTTYSIVNNPDNIEIFNKLGVDQCISVSTIINQMINQTNIELGIEKYFKKLNNNYLVRELQVSKKSEFINKKLWELNLPDSCNMISIFRNNEIIIPQGNTQILQGDRILLLATPEALDYLPKMKISVANL, encoded by the coding sequence ATGAACATTATCATTTTTGGTGGAAACAATAGTACGGAATTTATTATAAAAAATTTAATGAACAATGGCGATAAGGTTGTTTTAGTGAACCCAGATTATGATTTTTGTTATAAAATTACCGACCGATATGAAGTGGTTTCTTTTTGTGAAGATGAAATCAATGAATTGGTATTTAAAAAAGCAAAAGCAGATAAAGCCGACTTGGTAATTTCTTTATATGATAATGACGCAGATAATTTAATAATTTGCGAATATGCAAAAAAAGTGTTTCATGTAAAAACTACATATTCAATAGTGAATAATCCGGATAATATTGAAATATTTAATAAATTGGGAGTGGATCAATGTATTAGTGTTTCCACTATTATTAATCAAATGATTAACCAAACAAATATCGAGCTCGGTATTGAAAAGTATTTCAAGAAATTGAATAATAACTATTTGGTTAGGGAATTGCAAGTTTCAAAGAAATCAGAGTTTATCAACAAAAAGTTATGGGAGTTGAATCTTCCTGATTCTTGCAATATGATATCAATTTTCAGAAATAATGAAATAATTATTCCACAAGGAAATACGCAAATATTGCAGGGTGATAGGATTCTTCTTTTAGCAACTCCTGAAGCTTTGGACTATTTACCCAAAATGAAAATATCCGTTGCAAATTTGTAA
- a CDS encoding PAS domain S-box protein, producing MNDNFYKRLIEEAPIGYAYSKIIFDQNDVACDYEFIEVNSAFETLMGINGKDIVGKKISELMPTVNMSELEELKLFQNIALNGGKKEFESYSNVLNCWFRITAFSPKKNHFIMYLVDVTKEKRQSCEAEVHSSQPIGGQNNIETFDNSYQKITNILDETNIATWKWNVQTGEIVFNKVLVKIIGYTFNQLSITIERWLEFIHPDDINIAKEGFHSIFNGQKNYFDVEYRMHYKNCRWLWINDKGKVISWTKDGKPLCVVGTYSDITERKQLQEKLFNNETLFASLLDVIPTPVFYKNVNGKYLGCNHAYEKFIGISKDKFIGKTAFDISPFELASVYHGKDLELFQRPGIQIYESQVKDGLGKIHSVVFNKATITNQRGELSGLIGIILDITEQKQIEEALKSSEEKYRLIFENTPLGVLHFDNKGIITDCNDNLVKIIGSSRADIIGLDMHILSDKMVVKAVCESLKGQLSRYEGDYQSLTSNKITPMRVIFAPILLTDQSVKGGVGIVEDISQRKKLEIALSNEKNLLETTLVSVGDGVISTDNKGYVVFLNKVAEHLTGWTQEEARNKSFEEVFRIVDEFTGEKKENIVDKVISSGKIIELANHTMLISKDGIQRPIEDSAAPIIDKDGEINGVVLVFRDVTDKKEKQKRILYLSYHDQLTGLYNRRFYDEELTRLDNKANLPLTIALGDVNGLKLINDSFGHIVGDELLIKVANVIKSGCRSHDIVARLGGDEFVMIFPRTDGSEAHKIIKRINKLASKEIVGSIGISISFGYDTKYVEEDVVEDIFKKAEDRMYKKKLSESPSVRGKTIDAIISTLYEKNEREEKHSRRVSELCRRMGSVLYANESEIEELKTVGLLHDIGKIVIDQNILNNPNKLTNYEVKEMQRHTEIGYRILNTVNDMADMAVYVLHHHERWDGKGYPQGLKGNDIPFVSRIIAIADAYDAMTSERCYRHALSKEKALDELRINAGSQFDPELVNIFIEDVLEKTT from the coding sequence GTGAACGATAACTTTTATAAACGGCTAATTGAAGAAGCACCAATAGGATATGCTTATAGCAAAATAATATTTGATCAAAATGATGTGGCTTGCGATTATGAGTTTATTGAAGTTAATTCAGCTTTTGAAACGCTTATGGGAATCAATGGTAAAGACATTGTTGGTAAAAAAATATCTGAATTGATGCCAACTGTTAATATGTCTGAATTAGAAGAGTTAAAGCTTTTTCAAAATATCGCTTTGAATGGTGGTAAAAAGGAATTTGAAAGTTATTCAAATGTTTTAAATTGTTGGTTTAGAATAACTGCTTTTTCTCCAAAGAAGAATCACTTTATAATGTACTTAGTTGATGTTACGAAAGAAAAAAGGCAATCCTGTGAAGCAGAAGTACATTCCTCTCAACCTATAGGTGGTCAAAATAATATAGAAACGTTTGATAACAGTTATCAAAAAATCACAAATATTCTTGATGAAACTAACATTGCAACATGGAAATGGAACGTTCAGACTGGCGAAATAGTATTTAATAAAGTTTTAGTAAAAATTATTGGATATACTTTTAATCAATTATCAATCACAATAGAAAGATGGCTTGAGTTTATTCATCCTGATGATATCAACATTGCGAAAGAGGGCTTTCATAGTATTTTTAACGGGCAAAAAAATTATTTTGATGTTGAATATCGAATGCACTACAAAAATTGTAGATGGCTATGGATCAATGATAAGGGAAAAGTGATATCTTGGACTAAAGATGGAAAACCACTTTGTGTAGTAGGAACATACTCGGATATTACAGAACGAAAGCAGCTGCAAGAAAAGCTATTTAATAATGAAACGCTGTTTGCATCTTTACTAGATGTGATTCCTACTCCTGTGTTTTATAAGAATGTAAATGGAAAGTATTTAGGATGCAATCATGCTTATGAAAAGTTTATAGGAATTTCAAAAGACAAATTTATAGGAAAAACTGCTTTTGATATTAGTCCGTTTGAGTTAGCTAGTGTATATCATGGAAAGGATTTAGAATTATTTCAACGACCGGGTATTCAAATATATGAGTCGCAGGTGAAAGATGGTTTAGGCAAAATTCATAGTGTAGTCTTTAATAAAGCTACTATTACGAATCAGCGTGGAGAGCTATCAGGCTTAATAGGAATTATATTGGATATAACCGAGCAAAAGCAAATAGAAGAAGCATTAAAGTCAAGTGAAGAAAAATATCGTCTTATTTTTGAGAATACACCCTTGGGAGTATTGCATTTTGATAATAAGGGTATTATCACAGATTGCAATGATAATCTTGTGAAAATAATAGGCTCATCTCGTGCGGATATAATTGGTCTTGATATGCACATATTGTCTGATAAAATGGTTGTTAAGGCGGTTTGTGAATCCTTGAAAGGACAACTATCAAGGTATGAAGGAGATTATCAATCATTAACGTCTAATAAAATTACTCCAATGCGAGTGATTTTTGCACCTATTTTATTAACGGATCAATCTGTTAAAGGTGGAGTAGGCATTGTTGAAGATATATCACAGCGCAAAAAGTTGGAAATTGCTCTTTCAAACGAAAAAAACCTTTTGGAAACCACATTAGTGTCAGTAGGGGATGGTGTCATTTCGACAGATAATAAGGGTTATGTTGTGTTTTTAAATAAAGTTGCAGAACACTTAACCGGTTGGACACAAGAGGAAGCAAGAAATAAATCATTTGAAGAAGTATTTCGTATTGTTGATGAATTTACGGGGGAGAAAAAAGAAAATATAGTTGATAAAGTAATTAGCAGTGGAAAAATAATCGAATTAGCTAATCATACTATGTTAATTTCTAAAGATGGAATTCAAAGACCAATAGAAGATAGTGCTGCACCTATTATAGATAAAGACGGTGAAATCAACGGAGTAGTATTAGTTTTCCGAGACGTTACAGATAAAAAAGAAAAACAAAAACGAATTTTGTATTTAAGCTATCATGACCAATTGACAGGTTTATATAATCGAAGATTTTACGATGAGGAATTAACTAGACTTGATAATAAAGCCAACTTACCTTTAACTATTGCTTTGGGCGATGTAAACGGATTAAAACTGATTAATGATTCCTTTGGTCACATTGTTGGGGATGAACTACTTATAAAAGTAGCCAATGTTATTAAGAGTGGTTGCAGATCTCATGACATTGTAGCAAGGCTTGGCGGCGATGAATTTGTAATGATATTTCCTCGTACTGATGGCAGTGAAGCACATAAAATTATTAAACGGATAAACAAATTAGCATCTAAAGAAATTGTAGGTTCGATTGGAATTTCTATTTCATTTGGGTATGATACGAAATATGTTGAAGAAGATGTTGTCGAAGATATTTTCAAAAAAGCGGAAGACCGTATGTATAAAAAGAAACTATCCGAGAGCCCAAGCGTTAGGGGAAAGACAATAGATGCTATAATCAGTACTCTTTACGAAAAAAATGAGCGGGAAGAAAAACATTCACGCAGAGTTTCTGAATTATGTAGAAGAATGGGATCTGTTTTATATGCTAATGAAAGTGAAATTGAGGAACTTAAAACTGTTGGATTACTGCATGATATAGGAAAAATAGTAATAGATCAAAATATCCTTAATAATCCTAATAAATTAACAAATTATGAGGTTAAAGAAATGCAGCGTCATACAGAGATAGGATATAGGATACTAAATACAGTAAATGACATGGCAGATATGGCTGTTTATGTACTACATCATCACGAAAGATGGGATGGTAAAGGCTATCCACAAGGACTTAAAGGAAACGATATACCATTTGTATCAAGAATAATAGCTATAGCTGATGCATATGACGCTATGACAAGTGAAAGATGTTATAGACATGCCTTATCAAAAGAAAAAGCACTGGATGAATTGCGAATAAATGCTGGAAGCCAATTTGATCCTGAACTTGTAAATATATTTATTGAAGATGTATTAGAAAAAACAACATAA
- a CDS encoding IS1182 family transposase, whose amino-acid sequence MLVKAKKDRTQVEFLCLEEFIPAEHLLRKIDSAVDFCHIYDFVEDLYCKDNGRPSIDPVVLIKMVLIQHLYGISSLRKLVEEVQMNCAYRWFLGYLMTEQIPHFTTISYAFKHRFNENTIACIFNWILNEINDMGYLDPEVVFVDGTHIKANANIKKVVKKSIPVAAKHYEKQLMDEINKDREEHKKKPFDDTKPPKIEEKIINESTTDPESGVFHKGEHKKCLAYEAHTACDKKGYIVDVHVTAGNVHDSVAFDDLYDKLKENHPEIQTIVADSAYNTPYIAKRLIDDGKDLLVPYRRPMTKQGFFKKYDFSYDEYFDCVVCPNNKVLHYSTTNREGYKEFKSNPNDCKICGFRYKCTESKEFQKQYTVHVWHEYLEQVSDIRYAIKYKDLYAQRKETIERVFADAKEKYAMRYTPYRGLAQVTNWVRLKFACMNLKKLAIHKWRVNSPFCILCTFFKFSTIYSKARLWLRQNRAFSSD is encoded by the coding sequence ATGTTAGTTAAAGCTAAAAAAGACCGAACACAAGTAGAGTTTTTGTGCTTAGAAGAATTTATTCCAGCAGAACATTTGCTTAGAAAAATAGATAGTGCAGTGGATTTCTGTCATATATATGATTTCGTAGAGGATTTGTATTGTAAAGATAATGGAAGACCAAGCATAGACCCAGTAGTACTAATCAAAATGGTCTTAATACAACATTTGTATGGAATAAGTTCGTTGCGCAAATTGGTAGAAGAAGTACAAATGAACTGTGCATATCGTTGGTTTTTAGGATATTTAATGACAGAACAAATACCTCACTTTACAACAATAAGTTATGCCTTTAAACATAGATTTAACGAGAATACTATTGCATGCATTTTCAACTGGATATTGAATGAAATCAATGATATGGGATATCTTGACCCAGAGGTGGTATTTGTAGATGGAACCCATATAAAAGCAAATGCAAATATAAAAAAGGTTGTAAAGAAATCAATCCCCGTAGCAGCAAAACATTATGAGAAACAACTAATGGACGAAATCAATAAAGATAGAGAAGAACATAAAAAAAAGCCATTTGACGATACAAAGCCACCTAAAATAGAAGAAAAAATCATCAATGAATCAACCACTGACCCTGAAAGCGGTGTATTTCATAAAGGAGAGCATAAGAAATGCCTTGCTTATGAAGCACATACAGCTTGTGACAAAAAAGGCTACATTGTAGATGTTCATGTAACAGCAGGCAATGTACATGACAGCGTAGCATTCGATGATTTGTATGATAAATTAAAAGAAAACCACCCCGAAATCCAAACAATAGTGGCAGATAGTGCCTACAATACTCCCTATATTGCAAAAAGACTTATAGATGATGGAAAAGATTTATTAGTACCATATCGTAGACCAATGACAAAACAAGGCTTTTTTAAGAAATATGATTTTTCATATGATGAATATTTTGACTGTGTAGTATGTCCAAACAATAAAGTTTTACACTATTCCACCACGAATAGAGAAGGATACAAAGAATTTAAAAGCAATCCAAACGACTGTAAAATCTGTGGGTTTCGTTACAAATGCACTGAAAGTAAAGAATTCCAGAAACAATACACAGTTCATGTTTGGCATGAGTACTTAGAGCAAGTTTCAGATATTCGTTATGCAATAAAATACAAAGATCTTTATGCACAGCGAAAAGAAACGATTGAGCGAGTTTTTGCTGATGCGAAAGAAAAATACGCAATGCGTTATACACCTTATCGAGGTCTTGCCCAAGTAACAAACTGGGTTAGGCTTAAATTTGCGTGCATGAACCTTAAAAAGCTGGCAATACATAAGTGGAGGGTGAACTCTCCTTTTTGTATCCTTTGCACTTTTTTCAAATTTTCAACCATATATTCAAAAGCCCGACTTTGGTTACGCCAAAATCGGGCTTTTTCTTCAGACTGA